CCGCCGATGACCCGGACTTCGCTCAGCTCGAGGGCGCCCGCCGCGAGGCCCTCGCCGTGGTGGAGCGACTGCAGGGCAGCGGGTGGGATGCCAAGCATAGCCTCGTCCGCGGCCGAGCGCCGATGGATACGGCTGACGTGTTGTGCGGGCTGTTCAAGGGCGACTATCGCCTGCTGCACCTGGCCGGTCACGGCGTCTTCGACCCCGACGATCCCACCCGCAGCGGCATGATCATCGGCCCCGTCGAGGGCGATACCTACGAGGAACGCGCGGCCAGCCGTCCCCTGCTCACGCCCGGCGAGATCCACCAGCTCCCCGTCACCCCGGAGCTCGTGTTCATCAATTGTTGCTACCTGGGCGCCATCGACGATCCCGACGCACCCGGCCAGCAGCACGCTCGCGCGGATCGTCATCTTCTCGCCGGCAATCTCGCTACCGAGTTTATTCGCATGGGCGTGAAGGCGGTCGTGGCGACCGGTTGGGAGGTGGATGACGGCGCAGCGCAGGCCTTCGCCGACGTCTTCTACGAGAAGATGCTCGCGGGCGAGAACTTTGGCGATGCGGTGATCGACGCGCGCAACGCCGCCTACGCCGAAGCGCCCTTCTCCAACACCTGGGCCGCCTACCAGTGCTACGGCAACCCACAGTTCCGATTGGTCGTGCGCGAGAACGAGCAGGGCCAGTTCTCGCCCGGACGCTACGTGGATCCCGGTGAAGCGGTGGTGGACCTGGAGAACCTCAGCGCCATGGTCCAACAGGGAGAGGATGACGCGCGCGACTACTGCCGCCGCGGTGCCGAGCGCCTGGTGCAGGCGCTCCCGGAATCGTGGCGAGTGCGCTCGGACATCAACGCTGCGCTCGGCGAACTCTACGGTGACCTCGGCGACTTCGAGGCAGCGATCGACTGCTACACCAAGGCCATCGCGAACGCTGCTGAGGGCAGCACCGTGCCCATTCGTGCGATCGAGCAGCGCGGTAACCTGCGTGCTCGGTGGGCGGGCGAGGTGGCCTGGGAGCTTGCGGAGCGCGGTGAATTGACGCCGCAGGCCAAGGAGGAGGCGCTCGAGCGGGTCGAACGGTCGATGGAGGAGCTACAGCACCTCATGGCGATTGCCACGACGACCGAACGCGAGGCGCTCCTCGCCAGCGCCCAAAAGAGCATGGCCATAGTGCAGCTGTTGGAGGTGAAGGGACGTGGGCTTGCTCGGCGCAAGGTGATCGACGCCTTGGTGGCGATGGCGAAGAGCTATCGCGCGGTCGCCGCGCAGAAGCCGCAGCCGGATCTGTACACCCAGACGAACTCGCTGGTGGGCTTGGCCTTGCTCTACAAACTGTCCGAGCGAGACTACGCGGTGGGTAAGCACGAGTTCCCCAGCCTCAGGGCGTTGCAGACGGAGTGCGATGAGGTGTTGAGTGCCGCTCGCCAGCAGTCGGATAACGCCGCGCACTTCTGGGACATGACCTACGTGCTGGATGCCTTGACGGCCAAGGAGCTGATCTCGCGCGGGCGCATACGCACGGAGGCGGTCAAGGAACGTACCGAGCGTCGGGAGGCGCTGTTTGCGAGTTCGTTAGGGGCTGTGCGTCAGTGGCGGTCGGTGGAGCGGCAGGAGCGTTTCGTTGAGTTAGTAAAGGTGGCCGCTGAGCAGGGTAACTGAGTGGCGGGTGGTCGCGATCCCGTCGGATCGCGTCCACGGGTTCTTGATACTGAGGGTTACTTCGCTGGTGAGCGACCGAAGATCACGAAGCTTCGCCGCGCCACCTGCGCCCCACCGAAGTCGAGCACCGTGCCGAGGACCAGGTCGTCCAATCCGTCGCCGTTGAGATCTCCCCCGCCGTCCACATCCACGCTGGTCAGCGCCTGAGCGGGCGGCGTGCGCAAGGTGAAGCCATCGCTGCCATCGAGGGCTGCCAGGTTGACCTGCGCGGGCAGTGCATTGCCGCCGTACACCACGTAGGCCTCGACCAACTCGCCTGCGCCCGGGATCGTTCGTGCCCCGGCGATCAGCAAGTCCGCGAAACCGTCCGCGTTGATGTCGAAGTCGCCGGCCACGGGGGTGGCCTTGAGGCTCGCGCAGCAGGCGGGTGGCGACACGAGCGCGACGCCTGCTCCCGGGCTTAGGTTGCTGAGGTCCACGGTGGCATCGAAAGTCGGACGGCCGTAGAGCACGTAGGCCGCGCCGGTGAAGCCGTCGATGCGCGCGCTCAAGATGATGTCGTCTAGTCCGTCGCCGTTCACATCGCCCGCGCGGTCGAGGGAGATGTCGTCGGGGAAGTCGCCGTTGGGTTCGATGATGAACCCCTCGACGCCGTCGAAGGTGGCGAAGAACTCACCGAAGGGGCCGCCCTTGCCGAAGACCACGTAGCCGTTGCCGCGGCTGGTGCCGATGGCGAAGTCGTCGATACCATCGCCATTGACGTCGCCGAGGGCACTGACGCCTTGGCCGGTGAGGTAGTCGTTGCTCACGATGTAGAAGGTGTCATCACCCGCGTTGGTGAACAGATCCACTTGCGGCGGGAAGCCTTCGTCCGAGCCGAAGACCGCGTGGCCGTAGCCTCGGCTGTAGAGGAAGAGGCCGTCGTAGGGGGCGCCGAG
The Pseudomonadota bacterium DNA segment above includes these coding regions:
- a CDS encoding integrin alpha, producing AGAGRAVAIAGDLNGDGLADLVTSSEPLSFVLPGRNTPFPAVIPASDIGANQGLGVRIASQPTGPIESLGGGGDVNGDGIDDLILGAPEEEFAGDEENGGAYVVFGTTALDEDVALATLDGDDGFVVRYPFPAFDSRIGEDVDIVGDINGDNIDDLVLGAPYDGLFLYSRGYGHAVFGSDEGFPPQVDLFTNAGDDTFYIVSNDYLTGQGVSALGDVNGDGIDDFAIGTSRGNGYVVFGKGGPFGEFFATFDGVEGFIIEPNGDFPDDISLDRAGDVNGDGLDDIILSARIDGFTGAAYVLYGRPTFDATVDLSNLSPGAGVALVSPPACCASLKATPVAGDFDINADGFADLLIAGARTIPGAGELVEAYVVYGGNALPAQVNLAALDGSDGFTLRTPPAQALTSVDVDGGGDLNGDGLDDLVLGTVLDFGGAQVARRSFVIFGRSPAK